The proteins below come from a single Lates calcarifer isolate ASB-BC8 linkage group LG11, TLL_Latcal_v3, whole genome shotgun sequence genomic window:
- the eif3g gene encoding eukaryotic translation initiation factor 3 subunit G yields the protein MPSIEYDDSKPSWADQVEEEGDEGTLPSPKETIKGNIKTITEYKIDDDGKKFKIVRTFKIETRKASKAVARRKNWKKFGNSEFDAPGPNVATTTVSDDVFMTFISSKEDLNAQDQDEDPMNKLKGQKIVSCRICKGDHWTTRCPYKDTLGPMQKELAEQLGLSTGDKEKPAGSAEPEPAQPAQSKTGKYVPPSLRDGGTRRGESMQPNRRADDNATIRVTNLSEDTRETDLQELFRPFGSISRIYLAKDKNTGQSKGFAFISFHRREDAARAIAGVSGFGYDHLILNVEWAKPSNN from the exons ATGCCGTCGATTGAATACGACGA CTCCAAGCCCAGCTGGGCTGACCAAGtcgaggaggagggagatgaag GCACACTACCATCCCCGAAGGAAACCATAAAAGGAAATATAAAAACTATCACGGAATATAAAATAGATGATGATGGAAAGAAGTTCAAG ATTGTGCGGACCTTCAAGATTGAGACAAGAAAAGCCTCAAAAGCTGTGGCCAGGAGAAAG AACTGGAAGAAATTTGGCAACTCTGAGTTTGATGCACCAGGTCCTAATGTTGCCACCACCACAGTCAGTGATGATGTCTTCATGACTTTCATTTCCAGCAAAGAG GACTTGAATGCCCAGGACCAGGATGAGGATCCCATGAACAAACTCAAAGGACAAAAGATTGTGTCTTGCCGTATTTGCAAAGGTGACCATTGGACCACCCGCTGTCCCTACAAGGACACCCTGGGCCCAATGCAGAAGGAGCTGGCTGAACAGCTGGGGCTTTCCACCGGAGACAAGGAGAAGCCTGCTGGATCTG CGGAACCAGAACCTGCACAGCCTGCGCAGAGCAAGACCGGAAAGTATGTGCCCCCGAGTCTGAGGGATGGAGGCACGCGAAGAGGGGAGTCCATGCAGCCTAATCGCAGAG CTGATGACAATGCCACCATCCGTGTGACCAACTTGTCCGAGGACACCCGTGAGACAGATTTGCAGGAGCTCTTCAGACCGTTTGGCTCCATCTCGAGGATCTATCTGGCCAAGGACAAGAACACTGGACAGTCCAAG GGCTTTGCTTTTATCAGTTTCCATCGTCGGGAGGATGCAGCCAGAGCTATTGCAGGAGTGTCAGGATTTGGATATGATCATCTTATTCTCAATGTTGAATGGGCCAA ACCGTCAAACAACTGA